CCCAGAAAAATGGAAACAATGGCCGGAGGAGCTTCATTGGCACCGAGACGGTACTCATTGCCCGCTGAAGCAATAGAGGCGCGCAGCAGATCTGCATGGTCGTGTACGGCTTTCACGACGTTCATCAGAAAGGTCAGAAAACGTAAGGTCTCTTTGGGCTTGGTACTGGGAGCCAAAAGGTTAACGCCCGTATCGGTCATCATCGACCAGTTATTGTGCTTTCCGCTACCGTTGATACCGGCAAAGGGTTTTTCGTGGAAGAGCACCTTGTAATTGTGCCGCTCGGCCACTTTGTTCATCAGATCCATCAACAGGGCATTATGGTCAATGGCCAGATTGAGTTCTTCGAAGGTCGGAGCGCATTCAAATTGGCCGGGCGCTACCTCATTGTGGCGCGTACGAACGGGAATGCCTAATTTCCAGGCTTCGTATTCAAAGTCAACCATAAACGCATTGACGCGGGGAGGGATGGAACCGAAATAATGGTCTTCCAACTGCTGGCCTTTGGCAGGAGAGTGCCCGAAAACGGTACGGCCGGCCATGACCAAATCAGGGCGGGCGTAGTAAAGGGCTTTATCGACCAGAAAATATTCCTGCTCCGGGCCCAGCGTGGCGGTTACTTTTTCAACGTTACGGTCGAAGTAATACATTACGGCCGTGGCAGCTTTATCCAGCACATGTAAGGCGCGTAAAATGGGGGTTTTATAGTCCAAGGCTTCGCCGGTATAGGATATAAATACCGACGGAATACACAGCGTTTTGCCGCCGGCACCGTTGTCCATCAGGAATGCCGGTGAGCTGGGGTCCCAACCGGTATATCCGCGGGCCTCAAAAGTAGCGCGCAGCCCTCCGCTGGGAAAAGAAGAGGCGTCGGGCTCCTGCTGAACGAGGGCACTTCCTTTAAATTTTTCAATGGCTTTGCCGGAGGGTGTAACGTCAAAAAAAGCATCGTGCTTTTCGGCAGTACCGCCCGTCAGTGGCTGAAACCAATGCGTATAGTGCGTTGCTCCTTTTGAGGTAGCCCAGGCTTTCATGGCGGCTGCGACCTCATCGGCGATCTCGCGGTCGATTCGAGAACCCGATTTGATGGCATTGGATACTTTGAGGTAAGCTTCCGGGGTTAACAACGTTTTCATAACGTCGTCATTGAATGTATAGGAACCGTA
Above is a window of Runella slithyformis DSM 19594 DNA encoding:
- a CDS encoding glutamine synthetase III family protein, whose amino-acid sequence is MANMRFKAIETAYNRPVINVPGPGEKVADYYGSYTFNDDVMKTLLTPEAYLKVSNAIKSGSRIDREIADEVAAAMKAWATSKGATHYTHWFQPLTGGTAEKHDAFFDVTPSGKAIEKFKGSALVQQEPDASSFPSGGLRATFEARGYTGWDPSSPAFLMDNGAGGKTLCIPSVFISYTGEALDYKTPILRALHVLDKAATAVMYYFDRNVEKVTATLGPEQEYFLVDKALYYARPDLVMAGRTVFGHSPAKGQQLEDHYFGSIPPRVNAFMVDFEYEAWKLGIPVRTRHNEVAPGQFECAPTFEELNLAIDHNALLMDLMNKVAERHNYKVLFHEKPFAGINGSGKHNNWSMMTDTGVNLLAPSTKPKETLRFLTFLMNVVKAVHDHADLLRASIASAGNEYRLGANEAPPAIVSIFLGDELIRLLETLENRGEVQLEKGDNVFYKLGITRTPPLMRDNTDRNRTSPFAFTGNKFEYRAVGGSANSASPMIILNTIVANQLQEFKKDLEGRLEFGEKKELAIVDILKEYYRQSKSILFQGNGYSDNWVQEAAKRGLTNIASTPLALGKYIEPASIQVLEKMGVLSAREVHARYEIELENYIKKVQIESRVIGDLALNHVVSTAVKYQHQLAQTAKSLVELELIEEAQPLKELIKEISRRVFIIKQAVEAMTEARKKANNLEDIPKRAELYGSEVKDYFEKIRYEVDKLELLIDDEDWPLVKYREMLFVK